In Portunus trituberculatus isolate SZX2019 chromosome 24, ASM1759143v1, whole genome shotgun sequence, a single genomic region encodes these proteins:
- the LOC123508088 gene encoding uncharacterized protein LOC123508088: MYRPQWQGSEPLTYLTNLLDGIMAAHNCQNIAIVGNLNQHLIMRPFTELIVVQGLRNHVDFPTHQHGGSLDPVLTDLAGDSVQCCPLDVMATFDHLAILSTFIHAPAREEKHHRTIWLWNCTDWDVARRALSEYLWDSVLICELHHDIRSFTTILLNLQQHHVPHRSYTTSPKDQP, encoded by the coding sequence ATGTACCGACCTCAGTGGCAGGGGAGTGAGCCGCTAACCTATCTCACGAATCTCCTGGACGGCATCATGGCAGCCCACAACTGTCAGAACATTGCCATAGTAGGAAACCTCAACCAGCACCTTATCATGAGGCCTTTTACAGAGCTGATAGTGGTGCAGGGACTACGTAACCATGTAGACTTCCCTACACATCAGCATGGAGGCTCCTTGGACCCTGTGCTGACGGACTTGGCAGGTGACAGTGTACAGTGCTGCCCACTGGACGTCATGGCTACCTTCGACCACCTCGCTATCCTCTCCACCTTTATCCATGCCCCAGCACGTGAGGAGAAGCATCACAGGACCATCTGGCTCTGGAATTGTACTGACTGGGATGTTGCAAGACGTGCCCTGAGCGAATACCTTTGGGACTCAGTGTTAATTTGCGAGCTGCACCATGACATCcgctccttcaccaccatcctcctcaaCCTACAGCAGCATCACGTACCACACAGGTCCTATACAACGAGCCCTAAGGACCAGCCCTAG